CCTGTCCCTGTTTTGTGATAAATATGCACTTTCCTTCCGTAGAGGGCCTAAAATACTGAATGTTAGTTCCGAGTTCTTGTAAATTTGCAAGCTGAGCCGACCGTCCTTCCTCCAAAAGAAACCGTTTGCATGTCATTGAACAACTTAGTGAATACTTTCCTATTTTGCCTTTTGACTTCAGCACTTTGAGGAATGTGTTTTAAGCTTCTCCCCATCGCCCTTCTCGGAAAAGGATGGGGACTGGAATTCGAAAACCCCTTTCCCctccaagaaaaggaaagccgAGATGCCCACAGTTTTAACGAATTCTTGGACATAACACGCTTTTTTTATATAGTTGTATATTCGTTTCCTTTctgtaataaaataaaagtgcAGTTTTAGATCTTAGAGGTGTAGGATTGTGCTTCTGTGGAGATTCTGAAAGGCCAGGAAGACGTGACGTCACCTCTTCTGTAAGAAGAGAGACCTTATGATTGCAATGGCAAACGGTTCATGGCTGCAGCGTCAAAAGCAGAACGATTTCCAGTGTCCTGTATCTTCTGCAAGAGGAAGCAAAGCCAGAACATGTGCAAAAGCATTATTGAAGTGTGTAGTTTAATTGAACATAATGGCCTACTTTGCAACATGGCTGCAACCATTCAGGTTTTCAGGGCACAGTTTGGATTGCCTTGATGCCAACTTCTTTGCTTGATTTGGTACATTTGTCCTATGGctttggtgctggtcattgactatataaataaaaatgtaatgttcgtttgtgggattaacagaactcaaaaaccactggaggaattgacaccaaatttggacacaagacacctaacaacccaatgtatgtccttcattcaaaaaaaaaaaaaaagagcccccggtggcggagtgggttaaacccctgtgccggcattctctggcccaaatttggcacaaatacgcaataacgtccaaatttgaatactgggggtgggatattgattttgtcatttgggagttgtagttgttgggatccacaatccaagagcattccgaactccacctaTGGTGGagttgaaccaaccttggcatagagaactcccatgtccaacagaaaatactggaagtgttttgtgggcattgaccttgagtttgggagagcactatggactcaaacaacgatggatctggaccaaacttggcacaaatactcaatatgcttaaatgttaacacaggtggagtttggtggaaattgaCTACATTTGGGGGatgtaattgctgagatttatagttcacctgcaataaagagcattctgaaccccagcaacgatagaattgggccaaacttcccacacagaacccccatgaacaacagataatactttattttctgatggtctttggtaacccctttgacaccccctcgcgacccccaggggccccaacccccaggttgagaaatgctgatatatATGTTCTTTGAAATAAAGCAGGCAGTCCACTAGgggcccctggtgatgcagtgggttaaactgttgatctgctgaacttgctgactgaaaggttggtagttcaaatctagtgtgagctcccgcagttagccccagcttctgccaacctagcagttcaaaaacaaatgtaagtagattaatagataccacttctgcgggtAGGTAgtggcgcaccatgcagtcatgctggccacatgaccttggaggtgtcttcggacaatgccggctctttggattagaaatggagatgagcaccacaccccagagttgaacCAGTcagacaaccaccatgtcagactacacagagaagccattgaaatccacaagcatgtgggcaatttcaacaaaaaggaagaaaccgtgaaaatgaaaatctggctaccagtattttaaaaaaaaaccctctaaaatcataacagtaaataaagaacaacactcaaaaacagggggattccagacaagaaacaatcagggccagctaatcacctcccaacaaaggatgcccccaggcagtaagaagccacaccttgaaactgctaggccattaaatgccaattgaaacattcacacctgccagaagcagacaagcgttctttctcccaccctggaaactaggaaaatccaattttcctagtttccaacagacctcacaacctctgaggatgcttgccttagatgtgggcaaaacgtcaggagagaatgcttctggaacatggccatacagcctggaaaacttacaacaactctgtgattctggccattcaGCTTTCATTTTCCAGAAGAACAATGGTCCCTCATGGTTTCCAAGGTTGCATTTCAGTGCCATCAGTGCAAAAGATGACAGCACAGTCTGAAGGTAAGACTGCATGGggtcagaaggttttggaggacTGGCTATGGATCTAAACCTCTCTCTTGAAGAGTTTGGACAAGTTACCCTTTTCCATTACGTTGGCCATATTTTTTTGGAGAGTGGAGAGGAGGCAGTTTTGGCAGATGTAATaccaaaaggtaacttttccaagctctgctctcTTCTTGCATTCCAAATAGAAGCTGTGCAAAGTTGCAAGCATCAAGACTATGGGAAATACTGCATTACTCTTGCATAATTTATATGGCTTTGCGCAGAACGTTATTTTCCTGCCCATAGTGTGCTGCATTTCCAACTTGCATCTGGTCATTCCTGGAAAAAGCCATGTTTCAATCGAATCTCCAACCTCAGACCGAGTGGAAAAAAGGCTGTCCGAACGGATCATGGCGTGGGAGGGCTATGTGCAGGAAGGAGCCTATAGGTACTAAATGAAGCAGTGCAACTTGTAAATTATAAGCCCCTGCATTGTTTACATGTTTCTTAATTCATTGTCTTTGAAATGGCtgcatttttaaatgattttttttgtctccAATTAAAAAAAATGGCCACTTAAGGCTTTCAAAGGACCAGTGTTGACATGTTTTTCTATCAATTGCATCCTATTAGTAGCCTACTCAGATGTAAGCTAGGCCTTGGGGTCAACAAGGAGTTGTCCCTATTCCCTCCATACCAAGCCGAGTCagggcccccagtggtgcagtgggttaaaccgctgagccgctgaacttgctgaacaaaaggtcgcagatttgaatccggggagtggggtgagctccttctgttagccccagcttctgccaacctaacagtttgaaagcaGGAGCCCccgctggcgcagtgggttgaactcctgtgtcggcaggactgaagaccgacaggtcgcaggttcgaatccggggagaggcggatgagctccctctatcagctccagctcctcatgcggggacatgagagaagcctcccacaaggatgataaaaacatcaatacatctgggcatcccctgggcaacgtccttgaaaacggccaattctctcacaccagaagcaacttgcagtttctcaagttgctcctgacacgacaaaaaaaaaaagttcgaaagcatgcaaatgtgagtagatcaataggtaccgctccagcaggaaggtaacggcgctccatacagtcatgctggtctacatgaccttggaggtgtctacagaccacaccggctcttagaaatggagatgagcaccaaccccagagttggacacgactagacttaatgtcaggggaaaaccattacctaCCGTATTTATTCAATATGTTCTTGAGTTTTAAACACCTCATAgataaaatatatgtttttatttggaaaACAATGCAACTTAACTTCAAACAAAGGCAACCAGTAGTAAACACAATACAGTTTTATAGACTCTCAGCTTAGTTTCAGGCTTTCAGCTTCCTTTCCCTTAGGATTGTCCAGAAGCAAACTGTTGTTGACATTTTGGCCAGATTGGCATGCATTGCAGTCATTTCTTACGGCTTTTGGTCTTCAAGGCTCAGAACAAACTCAAATTCctcttcaaaagaaaaagaaaacagtgagTTCAAGTGGGCCATTTGCTAAATATTGCTGGGTTTGGATCACTAAGGTTAACATTTCCTAGCTCTGGCTTATTTACCCACTTCGCTATACTATGGCATGCAAGGAACCAAGAGATGCTTCATTCTCACCGTCTGTCAGGGGCTGGACAGAGAGCCTCTGTCTTGTGAAAAGAGACATTGCTTTCAAGGGTCCTCCGGAGGTTTTGTGTGCTTGGTGATGGACTTTCAGTTCAGCCAAAGGGATAAACCTCTTGGTCATGCGCACAAACTGGACATCAACCTGCAAGTTCAACAAGAAACTGAATTGATACCCAAATAAATTGTTTGTTGCTGTGATTAggagaaaatgggatttatataccaAGTTCTGGTATTAGGacctcagtgggttaaacctgctgaacttgttgactgaaaggttgcaggttcgaatccggggagcggcgtgagctcctgctgttactcccagctcctgccaacctagcagttcgaaaacatacaaatgtgagtagatcaatagttaccgcttctgtgggaaggtaacggcgctccatgcagtcatgccagccacatgaccttggaggtgtctatggacaacgctggctcttcggcttagaaatagagatgagcaccaacccccagagttggacacgactgtactttatgtcaggagaaaacctttaccttatgataATGACAATGATACCAGATCTCATATAATCTTGGAAGTTAAatagggtcagtcctggttagtacgtAGACGGGAGACTATCACTGAATACTGGGTGCTATGGTCAGAGGAAACAAGAGGTCggatggcaaaaccatctctgagtattcctttcttaagaaaatcctataaatcaagCAACGTGaaggcacatatatacaaacatacacacagtGTCCATTAGGTGTCTTTTAGTTCAGATTAACAACAGGATTTGGGCAGACAAAGCAGCATCTTCCACATTCAATATAAGAAGTTAGGATTCACCATGACTTTCCTTCTCAGTGTGAGGAACAAGCGGAAAATCAGGAGCAGCTCAATgtctttatttgaaatatttgggggttttttgcatttggaAACACTAATAAAAAGGCCAGTGAAAAGTGCCTTACCATAAACCATTTGGGCTTCTCTTTGGTGCTGGACGCATCATAGTGAGGGTCTTTTTTATCAAACTGGGTGTGATCTGGATAGGCCTCCTGCACTATCTAGGTTTGAGAGAGAAGGGGGTTCAAAGAATGAAACGAGGAAGGCTTGAAGGTgctcaacagcaacaacaacaaagtgcaaACTCTGTACCTCAACTACAAGCATTCTCTGCTATCTCTGTTGCAGATTGAATTTGCTGCAGGTTATTTGgtgaagtagagaaggaagggcaaGGCAATTCAGAAGGTGAAGATGTGTCTGGGCTGGGCTCTGAGGTTCACTGAAATTCACCCAATTATTCCATTTGTGATTCAGATCCATGTTCTGCTATTCCCAAAAGCCTGTGCTGATACTTTCAGATCAAAAtactgttgggcgagtgggcttattaacaaaagatcctcctcataaatgtaccacagagtaacttatcagcagcagcatgacccagcaccagtagcccaaagtgattaaAAAAAGCACACAGACCAATATTATCTCTTCCATGAGAGacatttctttatagcaaaataatatggaacaaggtttccataacacaaagttctttacactttcttctttgcttccacgctgggcttctttcgtATGCAGAGAAACAGCTTCGCTCTTACGTGCCTCTTTTTTACACCagagttacacaggagcttcacacaggagctttttaaacacagcagccttcacacatgatggccttcaacctggggcttctcacaccaggtcttctcaaactgaggcctactaaaACACTGAGggttacctcacactgaggcatttctcccactgagaccttctcatactgagggctcttTCAGACTGGTGCCTCTcatatactgaggcaaactaagactgaggccttctcatactgagggctttctcagactgacgcctctcatatactgaggcaaactaagactgaggccttctcatactgagggctctttcagactgacgcctctcatatactgaggcaaactaaaactgagtccttctcatactgagggctctctcagactgatgcctcatatactgaggcaaactaagacGGAGGTCTCtttcagactgacacctctcatatactgaggcaaactaagactgaggccttctcatactgagggctcttTCAGACTGACGCCTCTAATATACTGAGGCAAACCaagactgaggccttctcatactgaggactctctcagactgacgcctctcatatactgaggcaaactaaaacTGAGACCTTATCATACTGAGGGCTCTTtcagactgacgcctctcatATACTGAAGCAAACTAAGACTGAGGCCTTTTCATACTGTGGGctttctcagactgacacctcatatactgaggcaaactaagactgaggccttctcatactgagggctctttcagactgacgcctctcatatactgaggcaaactaagactgagtccttctcatactgagggctctctcagactgaggactctcatatactgaggcaaactaagactgaggccttctcatactgagggctctttcagactgacacctctcatatactgaggcaaactaacactgaggccttctcatactgagggctctctcagactgaggactttcatatactgaggcaaactaacactgaggccttctcttactgagggctctttcagactgacacctctcatatactgaggcaaactaacactgaggccttctcatactgagggctctctcagactgaggactttcatatactgaggcaaactaacactgaggccttctcttactgagggctctttcagactgacacctctcataTACTGAGGCAAacgaacactgaggccttctcatactgagggctctttcagactgacacctctcatatactgaggcaaactaacactgaggccttctcatactgagggctctctcagactgagggctactaagctacaggtatacctgcttatatagaactacagcttttgctgagttattGGGTccttttaaccctttcagtgacAAATAGTACATGCATTTAGTCCCTTACTTTGACGATGCCAGCGATCCCAGGCTCTTTACAGTTACTGTGGTAGAAAAAGGCTTCCTGGCCGACTTTCATATCCTTCAGGAAATTCCGTGCCTGAACAAGGAAGGAGGACAGAAACCACCCAGTTCACATCTCAAGAAAGGAGGATGACATGGCAGAACATGACGGCTGACAGAGACTGTCGCAGCCCGTGTTCCTAAGATTGTGAATAAGAGGACATGAACAACAAAGACCAAAGAAAGTTACTGTTGCACTATAATTCCTGAATCTCCCACCAAGCATGGCCGTTGGGAGCtatctctctcagcctcagaggaaggcaaagataaccccatgataagtttgctataagttggaagcaacttgaaggcacatgacaacaaagAAAATACCAGCCCTTGTCTTTGGAAAGACTTATATGGAGTTTAATGGAGATTAATGACTGGTTTCGTTATCACCAATTGcatgaaagatacaaaaaagacttgaggattggatttgcaaccaaagaatcagaattggaaagaatatggaaaaagggggataaagggttaatctctagattatacaaatacatactaagttataacatggaggacaacagagtcaagacagtaatgatatcctgggccaaggacctaggcagaccaatagaattggacaaatgggaatacctatggaacaaagaattcaaatttactttatcgggttcaatcagggagaatcaatacaaaatgttttacagatgttatatcactccagctacattggctaaaatagacaaatcacaacaaggtatttgctggaggtgcaggaaacagaaagggacatttctccacatgtggtggacctgtgtgatcatacaggaattttgggataagTTAATTacggagacaaataaaatgttacataacaagataaaaaaaaaccctggactatgtctgctaggtctacagagagaaaacaataatcagaaggaccaagaaatatatcaatatagctttgcagcggcaagattgaccatagccaaagattggaaaggggaaaaaggtctaaccaaaaaggattggagggaaagaatgcgagaatatatgctaaaggccagactaacttataacaggaggaataagagtaatgaggactttctagaaaaatggaagttggccatggcatatctgaatagagagtcagtaatatagaggagctccattaggaatttaggtttaccatgaataagaatagataaataggcttaaaggcttcattgtgttttggtgttggaagtcatggtgaagggtgcacgggtgtggggatgagggtttagtttgtttaggataggggttttgggttgagtgtaaggtctggggtttgtgtgtaaaatgccatgtgctgatttcctgaatgttatgAAAAAATTTAATACTAAGCTCTGACTGAAAGCACTGGAAAACAGCTAGAAATAGCAagtttatgtgtattaagatatgtaaatgataataatttgtacttaacGTCAAAATTAACTGtttgattgaataaggtagagAGGCATGTACATGTCAAAAAttttggtacctgattatatctgatttgccatgggttacttttctgttatgtaccataatcaaaataaacagttttaacaaaaaaaaaaagacttataTGGAGTTTTAAGACCTTGTTCATCCCATGTTTTGCTGCTTCAAGCTGAAATTCACACCGAAGAATGAAGAATCCATAAATGCCTTTACCTGATAATTCCTGACTCCATCCCAGCATGCTGTCTGGTTGGGTTGAGCTTTTAGGTCTTCAATGCCAAACTGCACAATCATAAATTGAAAACAGAAATTACTCTACTGCACTTTTGGTTAGGTTTTGTTTTAAGGCTAGAGTCCGATATGTTGCATCAttgaaatatatatgtatgcaacATTACCTCTGCAATGAAGCGTCATTGACTTACTTTCACATCCACCCCTTTTTCAAACCTGCTCTCAGGCTCAGATTTCATGAGCCAGTGGCCATAggttttcttgcttccttccagCTCATCGCCCTTTTCTGATGCCAGGAGTTTGGTCTTGCCTTTTGCCGGGTTGGGAGCTGCTCTCTTCTTCGGAGGCTCAGATTTGGCTATTTTAGAATCAGGTTCCTTTGTAGCTTGGAGCAAACAAGAATTAAAAGGAAGTAAGACAGTTTGATCACAATCTAGTTATCTCagggaaagagaggggaaatcttctgaacagcgacattattattattattattattattattattattattattaactgccaaaggccacctgacttggatctgcacgcatcatttgaaaatacatcacacagtcctagacgcttgggaagtgttcaacttgtgattttgtgatacgaaatccagtatataatctcgtttgctgtgacatactgtgtctttgtgtcaatgaaataataataataataataataataataatctttatttataccccaccaccatctccccaatagggacttggggtggcttacatgaagccaagctcagtagtgcattacaacaaaataaaatcaaaaacacaaaacaaacatagcaataaaataaataaaacataagaatacattaaaaacagtacaaaaatacaATCACAATAAGCGACACAAGCAGCAAAGGAAACCCCACAGAGGTGTCCACCCttacctatgctatccaaagcacatacacatgtgtatgtatatatgtgtgtatgtatatatatgtatatctgtatatatatctagatatctatatgtgtgtatgtatgtgtgtgtgagtatatatatatatatatatatatatatatgctatccaaagcttttagatagatagatagatagatagatagtagatagaaaaatagatgtgtgtttgtgtgtgtgtgttatcccAAGTAAGTCAGAactggtacattttaagtgtaactccagccttaTGGTGTAACTTGAGgtaacacacacaaatacacacacacatatatgggggtgtgtgtgtatgtgtgtgtgtgtgtgtgtgtgtgtgtgtatatatctccaGTCTCAAGTTACTCCatatggctggagttaaacttaaaaatgtacctgttccgacttacaaattcaacttaagaacaaacctatagaacataacttggggactgcatgccTAAGACAAATACCCATATAGTGGGCTTAAGCTATTTGTGTTTATACTTTGGAAATGATCCATAATACTGTAATAAGAGAATAGGTCTCTTTTGTAAGCCACCAGAAACAAAAGATCAGGGGTGCTTTTACACTGCATTTACACCACTTTCATcaccttggctcagtgctatggatccATGAAAATAGTAGCTTTGCAACGTCTTTAGCTTTCTCATCAAACTGCACGTCCCAGGACGCCATAACATGGAGacatgactgttaaagtggtctctaattgccttaattctacagtgtagagatgcacccttagaagAATAATTGGGCCTGGTTTCCATACAGACCTGGTAATGCCCCTCTGCCTCTTTTCTTGCCGCGCAAAGGCATTCTTCAGCCACTCACAAGGCCTTGGGGCACCTGTGAAAACAGTCTCATGGATCACACCACAAACTCACAAAGCATGTGTGCAGAAGGGATTTGATGCCCTCTGGTTTATTGCTCATCTTCCTAATGGCAAGAAACGAATTCTGGAAGCTAAAACGGCGATGAAATATAAAACGCAAAATTAAAAGCATCTTGCAAAATTTGCCATACAGTTCCATTTCCATGTGTTgttgaaagttttcatggccaggatcactgggttgctgtgagtgttccaggccctatgttccagaagcattctctcctgacatttcgcctgcatctatggaggcTGTGAGGCTCCCTGCCATAGAAAGTGAGCCAGGCTGCATCGTATTACACTTAcactatagtattattattattattattattactatttgcacATAACTTGAGCTCACTCAAGGAAGTGAGCCAGGCTGCATCGTATTACACttacactatattattattattattattattattattagtactatttgtACATAACTTGAGCTCACTCAAGGAAGTGAGCCAGGCTGCATCGTATTACACttacactatattattattattattattattattagtactatttgtACATAACTTGAGCTCACTCAAGGAAGTGAGCCAGGCTGCATCGTATTACACttacactatattattattattattatttgcacataACTTGAGCTCACTCAAGGAAGTGAGCCAGGCTGCATTGCATTACACttacactatattattattattattattattattattattagtactatttgtACATAACTTGAGCTCACTCAAGGAAGTGAGCCAGGCTGCATCGTATTACACttacactatattattattattattattattattattagtactatttgtACATAACTTGAGCTCACTCAAGGAAGTGAGCCAGGCTGCATCGTATTACACttacactatattattattattattatttgcacataACTTGAGCTCACTCAAGGAAGTGAGCCAGGCTGCATTGCATTACACttacactatattattattattattattattattattagtactatttgtACATAACTTGAGCTCACTCAAGGAAGTGAGCCAGGCTGCATCGTATTACACttacactatattattattattattattattattattattagtactatttgtACATAACTTGAGCTCACTCAAGGAAGTGAGCCAGGCTGCATTGCATTACACttacactatattattattattattattattattattattactactactactactattgcacATAACTTGAGCTCACTCAAGGAAGTGAGCCAGGCTGCATTGTATTACACTTAcactatagtattattattattactatttgcacATAACTTGAGCTCACTCAAGGAAGTGAGCCAGGCTACATTGTGCTATCTGTTGATAAATGCATTTTAGTAGGAGCCATTGCATAGAAAACATGCATACATATCAAAAGCCAATTGCAGTGCAGGAAATCAAAAATATTTAATGCACCTGAAATATTTTTGCAGTGGCAGCAGGAATATGAGACACCTGGATGCTTCCTCTTGAGGTTTGCAACTCCACAGAAACGGCTTCCACTCCTCTGCAAGCTTCAAAGAAATCCCTCCCACTATTTCGATACAATTCGGAGGACAAATAATTGTTATGCAAACCACCTCTGCGCCTTTAAGACCGGCCCCCTCTTTTTGACCAATAGGAAGGCAGAGCCTGGGAATTAAAGAAACAGTAGGCCTAGCGGATGGCCGCGTTGCCTCCTGGGCGTTGTAGTCTCTTGGCATAGACACCCGGTAGAGAGAGTAATGGCAATGTGCACTACgagaactacaacacccaaaatgCTCCGCGGCTTTCCTTCCAGGGCTTGGCTGGCCTAAAGCTTGGCCATGGCTTGGAGGGGCTGCTGCCGGCTGGGGCTTCGCTGGAGGCATGGCTGGAGAGAGGCAGGCGGGCGAAGGGGGATTGCCTCCTGCATTGACCGTAAGGAGAGGGGGAGCATGCGAGGCATTggagggcaggcaggcaggcaggcaggcatccaACAGGTGGTGCTTTCCTCCCCAAGGGCAATGCTTTACTCCAAAGATAAGCATTGTGGAAGGCTTCTTGACTTTGTGAAATGTGTGACAGGCAGAAATCCAGCAGGTTGTGCTTTCCTCCCCAAGGGCAATGCTGTACTGTAAGGATGAGCATTTTGGAAGGCTCCTTGGCTTTGTTAGATGTGTGACAGGCAGAAACCCAACAGATTGTGCTTTCCTCCCCAAGGGTAATGCTCTACTGTAAGGATGAACATTATGGAAGGCTTCTTGACTTTTTTAGATGTGTGCTAGGCAGAAATCCAACAGGTTGTGCTTTCCTCCTCAAGGGCAATGCTTTACTCCAAAGATGAGCATGGTAGAAGATTCCTTGATTTTGTGAAATGTGTGTCAGGCAGAAATCCAACAGGTTGTGCTTTCCTCCTCAAGGGCAATAAGATGAGCATGGTGGAAGGTTCCTTGATTTTGTGAAATGTGTGACAGGCAGAAATCCAATAGGTAGTGCTTTCCTCCTTAATGGCAATGCTTTACTCCAAGGATAAGCATCTTgcccccgttgaacttcattttgttagtgttggcccaatctatcaagatcgttttgaatcctgctcctgtcctctggcagAAATCCAACAGGTTGTACTTTCCTCCTCAAGGGTAATGCTCTCCTGTAAGGATGAGCATTATGGAAGGATCCTTGGCTTTGTTAGATGTCTGCCAGGCAGAAATCCAACAGGTTGTGCTTTCCTTCTCAAGGGTAATACTGCACTGTAAGGATGAGCATTGTGGAAGGCTTCTTGACTTTGTTAGATGTGTGACAGGCAGAAATCCAACAGGTTGTGTCCTCCTCAAAGGTAATGCTCTCCTGTAAGGATGAACATTATGAAAGGCTTCTTGACTTTGTTAGATGT
This portion of the Anolis sagrei isolate rAnoSag1 chromosome 7, rAnoSag1.mat, whole genome shotgun sequence genome encodes:
- the THYN1 gene encoding thymocyte nuclear protein 1: MPLRGKKRGRGALPATKEPDSKIAKSEPPKKRAAPNPAKGKTKLLASEKGDELEGSKKTYGHWLMKSEPESRFEKGVDVKFGIEDLKAQPNQTACWDGVRNYQARNFLKDMKVGQEAFFYHSNCKEPGIAGIVKIVQEAYPDHTQFDKKDPHYDASSTKEKPKWFMVDVQFVRMTKRFIPLAELKVHHQAHKTSGGPLKAMSLFTRQRLSVQPLTDEEFEFVLSLEDQKP